One Streptomyces sp. R28 DNA window includes the following coding sequences:
- a CDS encoding N-formylglutamate amidohydrolase translates to MTSAVPSFELLPGADGSPVILHVPHSAREIPPDVRAGIVLDDAALERELDHIVDAHTAELAQGAAGASEIAPWRFVNRLSRLVVDPERFPDEREEMLAVGMGAVYTRTTHLSDLRSADTDPEPLIERYFRPYAKAMTDAVADRLAVAGRAVIIDVHSYPTDRLPYELHGEGPRPPVCLGTDSFHTPPELLTAAREAFATCGQTALDSPFSGTYVPLEFYGTEPRVAALMIEIRRDTYMAEPGGPAGPGLTRLAQALATLVDAASR, encoded by the coding sequence ATGACCTCTGCCGTGCCGTCGTTCGAGTTGCTCCCCGGAGCCGACGGATCGCCGGTGATCCTGCATGTGCCGCACTCGGCGCGGGAGATACCGCCGGATGTGCGCGCGGGGATCGTGCTGGACGACGCCGCGCTGGAGCGGGAGCTGGACCACATCGTCGACGCGCACACCGCGGAGCTCGCGCAGGGTGCGGCCGGGGCGTCGGAGATCGCCCCGTGGCGGTTCGTCAACCGGCTCTCGCGGCTGGTCGTCGATCCGGAGCGGTTCCCGGACGAGCGGGAGGAGATGCTGGCGGTGGGCATGGGCGCCGTCTACACCCGGACGACGCATCTCTCGGATCTACGGTCCGCTGACACGGACCCCGAACCCCTCATCGAGCGCTACTTCCGGCCGTACGCGAAGGCCATGACGGATGCCGTGGCGGATCGGCTCGCCGTCGCCGGCCGGGCCGTGATCATCGACGTCCACTCCTACCCGACCGACCGGCTCCCCTACGAACTGCACGGCGAGGGCCCGCGACCGCCGGTCTGCCTGGGCACCGACTCCTTCCACACGCCGCCCGAACTGCTCACCGCGGCCAGGGAGGCGTTCGCCACGTGCGGGCAGACGGCGCTCGACAGCCCGTTCAGCGGCACGTACGTACCGCTGGAGTTCTACGGCACCGAGCCCCGGGTGGCCGCCCTGATGATCGAGATCCGTCGGGACACGTACATGGCGGAGCCGGGCGGTCCGGCCGGTCCCGGACTCACCCGGCTCGCGCAGGCGCTGGCGACGCTGGTGGACGCCGCCTCCCGCTGA
- a CDS encoding crosslink repair DNA glycosylase YcaQ family protein produces MTQVTVHELSRTEARRIAVRAQLLDGSRTGGLLDVVRRLALLQIDPTAAIAPNADLVAWSRLGSAGYAPADLTAALADRTLLELQAMIRPGEDLALYRAEMAEWPERGTPSSWREYHRTWVGANDACRRDILDRLGAAGPLPSRELPDTCELPWKSSGWTNNRNVTKLLELMVQRGEVAVAGRRGGDRLWDLAERVYPDPPAVPVEEALRIRDERRLRALGIARARGPECQVEPADVGEAGEPAVVEGVRGKWRVDPAQLGLAFEGRAALLSPFDRLVHDRRRTVELFEYEYQLEMYKPAAKRRWGYFALPILYGDRLVGKLDATADRKGGVLRVDAIHQDVPFTEPMSAEIGRETADLARWLGLELVLPA; encoded by the coding sequence GTGACGCAGGTGACCGTGCACGAGCTCTCCCGCACCGAAGCCCGCCGCATCGCCGTGCGCGCCCAGCTGCTGGACGGCTCCCGGACGGGCGGGCTGCTCGATGTCGTACGACGGCTTGCCCTGCTGCAGATCGACCCGACCGCCGCCATCGCGCCCAACGCCGATCTCGTGGCGTGGAGTCGGCTCGGGTCCGCCGGTTACGCGCCGGCCGACCTGACCGCCGCCCTCGCCGACCGGACGCTGCTGGAGCTCCAGGCGATGATCCGGCCCGGTGAGGATCTCGCGCTGTACCGCGCCGAGATGGCCGAGTGGCCCGAGCGGGGGACGCCGTCCTCCTGGCGTGAGTATCACCGCACATGGGTGGGGGCCAACGACGCCTGCCGCCGGGACATACTCGACCGGCTCGGCGCCGCAGGGCCGCTGCCTTCCCGCGAGCTGCCCGACACCTGCGAACTGCCGTGGAAGTCGAGCGGGTGGACCAACAACCGCAATGTCACCAAGCTCCTGGAGCTGATGGTGCAGCGCGGGGAGGTTGCCGTGGCGGGACGCCGCGGCGGTGACCGGCTGTGGGACCTGGCCGAGCGGGTCTACCCCGACCCGCCCGCGGTGCCCGTCGAGGAGGCGCTGCGCATCCGGGACGAGCGGCGTCTGCGGGCGTTGGGCATCGCCCGCGCGCGGGGCCCGGAGTGCCAGGTGGAGCCCGCGGACGTGGGGGAGGCCGGTGAGCCGGCCGTCGTCGAGGGCGTGCGGGGCAAGTGGCGTGTGGATCCTGCCCAGTTGGGACTGGCCTTCGAGGGGCGCGCGGCGCTGCTGTCACCCTTCGACCGGCTCGTGCACGACCGCAGGCGCACGGTCGAGCTGTTCGAGTACGAGTACCAGCTGGAGATGTACAAGCCCGCGGCCAAGCGCCGCTGGGGTTACTTCGCGCTGCCGATCCTGTACGGCGACCGGCTCGTCGGAAAACTCGACGCCACCGCCGACCGCAAGGGCGGGGTGCTGCGCGTGGACGCGATCCACCAGGACGTGCCGTTCACCGAGCCCATGAGCGCGGAGATCGGCCGGGAGACCGCAGACCTGGCCCGCTGGCTCGGGTTGGAGCTCGTACTGCCCGCCTAG
- a CDS encoding NADP-dependent isocitrate dehydrogenase, with the protein MTDSTIIYTHTDEAPALATYSFLPVVQAYASQAGVAVETRDISLAGRIIAVFPEYLTEDQRIPDALAELGELAKTPEANIIKLPNISASIPQLKAAVAELQGQGYALPNYPDDPKTDEEREIQARYDKVKGSAVNPVLREGNSDRRAPASVKNYAKTHPHRMGAWTSESKTNVATMGQNDFRSTEKSVVISEAGALKIELVAEDGSTTVLRESVPVLAGEVVDASVMRVAALREFLTAQVARAKAEGVLFSVHLKATMMKVSDPIVFGHVVRAFFPKTFEKYGQALAAAGLSPNDGLGGILKGLEALPNGAEIKASFDAEIAEGPELAMVDSDKGITNLHVPSDVIVDASMPAMIRTSGHMWGPDGQEADTLAVLPDSSYAGVYQAVLDDCRANGAYDPSTMGSVPNVGLMAQKAEEYGSHDKTFEIKAAGTVRLVDQAGNVVIEQPVAAGDIFRACQTKDAPIKDWVKLAVTRARASGDPAVFWLDETRAHDANLIAKVNAYLQEHDTEGLDIRILAPVDATKLSVERIRRGENTISVTGNVLRDYLTDLFPILELGTSAKMLSVVPLMAGGGLFETGAGGSAPKHVQQLVKEDYLRWDSLGEFFALVPSLEQYATATGNTRAKVLADTLDRATATFLNEDKSPTRRVGGIDNRGSHFYLSLYWAQELAQQTDDADLAKAFAPLAETLTAGEQKIVDELNAVQGKPAEIGGYYQPDPAKAAAVMRPSATWNEALASLS; encoded by the coding sequence GTGACTGACTCGACCATCATCTATACGCACACTGACGAGGCCCCGGCCCTGGCGACGTATTCCTTCCTGCCGGTGGTCCAGGCGTACGCCTCGCAGGCGGGTGTCGCCGTGGAGACGCGTGACATCTCGCTGGCCGGCCGCATCATCGCGGTGTTCCCGGAGTACCTGACCGAGGACCAGCGCATCCCGGACGCCCTCGCCGAGCTCGGTGAGCTCGCGAAGACGCCCGAGGCCAACATCATCAAGCTGCCGAACATCTCGGCGTCGATCCCCCAGCTCAAGGCGGCCGTCGCCGAGCTGCAGGGCCAGGGCTACGCGCTGCCGAACTACCCGGACGACCCGAAGACCGACGAGGAGCGGGAGATCCAGGCCCGCTACGACAAGGTCAAGGGCTCCGCGGTGAACCCGGTCCTGCGTGAGGGCAACTCCGACCGCCGCGCCCCCGCCTCGGTCAAGAACTACGCCAAGACCCACCCCCACCGCATGGGCGCCTGGACCTCCGAGTCCAAGACGAACGTCGCGACCATGGGCCAGAACGACTTCCGCTCCACCGAGAAGTCCGTCGTGATCTCCGAGGCCGGCGCGCTGAAGATCGAGCTCGTCGCCGAGGACGGTTCCACCACCGTCCTGCGCGAGTCCGTACCGGTCCTCGCCGGTGAGGTCGTCGACGCCTCCGTGATGCGGGTCGCCGCGCTGCGCGAGTTCCTGACCGCGCAGGTCGCCAGGGCCAAGGCCGAGGGCGTGCTGTTCTCCGTGCACCTCAAGGCCACGATGATGAAGGTCTCCGACCCGATCGTCTTCGGCCACGTCGTGCGCGCCTTCTTCCCGAAGACCTTCGAGAAGTACGGCCAGGCACTCGCCGCCGCCGGTCTGTCCCCGAACGACGGTCTGGGCGGCATCCTCAAGGGCCTGGAGGCGCTGCCGAACGGCGCCGAGATCAAGGCGTCCTTCGACGCGGAGATCGCCGAGGGCCCGGAGCTGGCCATGGTCGACTCCGACAAGGGCATCACCAACCTGCACGTGCCGTCCGACGTGATCGTCGACGCCTCGATGCCGGCCATGATCCGCACCTCGGGCCACATGTGGGGCCCGGACGGCCAGGAGGCCGACACCCTCGCGGTGCTCCCGGACTCCTCCTACGCCGGTGTCTACCAGGCCGTGCTGGACGACTGCCGCGCGAACGGCGCCTACGACCCGTCGACCATGGGCTCGGTCCCGAACGTCGGCCTGATGGCGCAGAAGGCCGAGGAGTACGGCTCCCACGACAAGACCTTCGAGATCAAGGCCGCCGGCACGGTCCGCCTGGTCGACCAGGCCGGCAACGTGGTCATCGAGCAGCCGGTCGCCGCGGGTGACATCTTCCGCGCCTGCCAGACCAAGGACGCGCCGATCAAGGACTGGGTGAAGTTGGCCGTCACCCGCGCCCGTGCCAGCGGCGACCCGGCCGTCTTCTGGCTGGACGAGACCCGCGCCCACGACGCCAACCTGATCGCCAAGGTCAACGCGTACCTGCAGGAGCACGACACCGAGGGCCTGGACATCCGTATCCTCGCCCCGGTCGACGCGACGAAGCTGTCGGTGGAGCGCATCCGCCGCGGTGAGAACACGATCTCGGTCACGGGCAACGTCCTGCGTGACTACCTGACCGACCTCTTCCCGATCCTGGAGCTGGGCACCAGCGCCAAGATGCTGTCGGTCGTCCCGCTGATGGCGGGCGGCGGCCTGTTCGAGACGGGCGCCGGCGGGTCCGCGCCGAAGCACGTCCAGCAGCTGGTCAAGGAGGACTACCTGCGCTGGGACTCCCTCGGTGAGTTCTTCGCGCTGGTGCCGTCCCTGGAGCAGTACGCGACGGCCACCGGCAACACCCGGGCCAAGGTCCTCGCCGACACCCTCGACCGCGCCACGGCGACCTTCCTCAACGAGGACAAGTCCCCGACCCGTCGCGTCGGCGGTATCGACAACCGCGGCAGCCACTTCTACCTGTCCCTGTACTGGGCGCAGGAGCTGGCCCAGCAGACCGACGACGCGGACCTGGCCAAGGCCTTCGCCCCGCTCGCCGAGACGCTCACCGCGGGCGAGCAGAAGATCGTCGACGAGCTGAACGCCGTCCAGGGCAAGCCGGCCGAGATCGGCGGCTACTACCAGCCCGACCCGGCCAAGGCCGCCGCGGTCATGCGCCCGTCGGCCACCTGGAACGAGGCGCTCGCGTCCCTGAGCTGA
- a CDS encoding M1 family metallopeptidase has product MRYRTRVTAPAAALIGTAAALTTAPSAHATPTRTGTSAPRTSGSPGPETLGDTVYPALGNDGYRVAAYHLDFSYDATTRLVDATATLKIRTTQALTRFSLDSLGLDIRAVRVGGRTATFEQVAEKLRIMPARTLPNKSWVTVCVEYSADPRRIPQPNTGWVDTLDGFALCCQPNLAHTVFPCNDHPSDKADFTFRITVPGGLRGVATGLLERTESLSGGRTAYTYCSREPMATELVQITVGDYVIKDRQGPHGLPLRDVVPVARAEALEPALALTPNLVEWLEARLGAYPFETYGLLPCNSDASNAFDFTGLESQTLTIYKPNYLLQAEPKIGSHMMHELVHSYFGNSVSPAGWADLWINEGHADFYGLLYRYERGWPDSMGLTTMEARMKNTYAQGDQWRRDSGPVAAPNAANLFDGQRYLGGVLVLYALRNLVGESAFNALERAFLDRYRNSSASTADYIAVASEVSGQDLSGFLQDWLYGTKTPRMPGHPDWTVTPVNPALAAPHSRKRSRSHDNSATL; this is encoded by the coding sequence ATGAGATATCGCACCCGAGTGACGGCCCCCGCGGCCGCGCTCATCGGAACCGCGGCGGCCCTGACCACCGCCCCCTCGGCCCACGCCACGCCGACGCGCACGGGGACGTCGGCCCCCAGGACCTCCGGCAGCCCGGGCCCCGAGACCCTCGGCGACACCGTCTACCCGGCGCTCGGCAACGACGGCTACCGCGTCGCGGCCTACCACCTCGACTTCTCCTACGACGCCACGACCCGGCTGGTCGACGCCACCGCGACCCTGAAGATCCGCACCACCCAGGCCCTGACCCGCTTCTCCCTCGACTCCCTCGGTCTCGACATCCGCGCCGTGCGCGTCGGCGGCCGTACGGCGACGTTCGAGCAGGTGGCCGAGAAGCTGCGCATCATGCCCGCACGGACCCTGCCGAACAAGTCCTGGGTGACCGTGTGCGTCGAGTACTCGGCGGACCCGCGCCGTATTCCGCAGCCGAACACCGGCTGGGTCGACACGCTGGACGGGTTCGCACTCTGCTGCCAGCCGAACTTGGCCCACACCGTCTTCCCCTGCAACGACCACCCCTCCGACAAGGCCGACTTCACGTTCCGCATAACCGTCCCCGGCGGTCTGCGCGGCGTGGCCACCGGCCTGCTCGAACGCACCGAGAGCCTCTCCGGCGGCCGTACCGCGTACACGTACTGCTCCCGCGAGCCCATGGCCACCGAACTGGTGCAGATCACGGTCGGCGACTACGTGATCAAGGACCGGCAGGGCCCGCACGGCCTCCCGCTGCGTGACGTCGTCCCGGTCGCGCGCGCCGAGGCACTGGAACCGGCGCTCGCGCTGACGCCGAACCTGGTCGAGTGGCTGGAGGCGCGGCTCGGGGCCTACCCCTTCGAGACGTACGGCCTTCTGCCCTGCAACTCCGACGCCTCGAACGCCTTCGACTTCACCGGCCTGGAGAGCCAGACCCTGACCATCTACAAGCCGAACTATCTGCTCCAGGCGGAGCCGAAGATCGGCTCGCACATGATGCACGAGCTGGTCCACTCCTACTTCGGCAACAGTGTCAGCCCCGCCGGCTGGGCCGACCTGTGGATCAACGAGGGCCACGCGGACTTCTACGGGCTGCTCTACCGCTACGAGCGCGGCTGGCCGGACTCCATGGGCCTGACCACCATGGAAGCCCGGATGAAGAACACCTACGCCCAGGGCGACCAGTGGCGGCGCGACTCCGGGCCGGTCGCCGCGCCCAACGCGGCCAACCTGTTCGACGGCCAGCGCTACCTGGGCGGCGTGCTGGTCCTGTACGCGCTGCGCAACCTCGTCGGCGAGAGCGCCTTCAACGCGCTGGAGCGCGCCTTCCTCGACCGGTACCGCAACTCCTCGGCGTCGACGGCCGACTACATCGCCGTCGCCTCGGAGGTCTCCGGTCAGGATCTGTCCGGGTTCCTCCAGGACTGGCTGTACGGCACGAAGACGCCGCGGATGCCGGGGCACCCGGACTGGACGGTCACCCCGGTGAACCCGGCGCTCGCCGCGCCGCACAGCCGTAAGCGCAGCCGCTCCCACGACAACTCGGCCACCCTGTAG
- a CDS encoding mechanosensitive ion channel family protein gives MKRALTVDDLVIAGIALAAGLLAAFLLRMLLRWLGKHADRTRWSGDDLIVDTLRTVVPWAAFLGGAASAGAALPLTRTVQHNVNKTLTVLLIFVVTLAVARGVAGLMRTVTQSRPGVAGSATIFVNITRILVLAIGFLVMLQTLGISIAPLLTALGVGGLAVALALQDTLANLFAGIHILASKTVQPGDYIRLSSGEEGYVEDINWRQTTVRALSNNLIVIPNGELAKTNMTNFMRPEQELTILVQVGVAYDSDLDHVERVTNEVIGEVMTEVEGALPDHEPIIRFHTFGDSRIGFTVILGVGEFSDQYRIKHEFIKRLHKRYRLEGIRIPAPTRTVAIQQGTVAIPQQRLPEEADEMAPVRLD, from the coding sequence GTGAAGCGAGCGCTCACTGTGGACGACCTGGTCATCGCCGGGATCGCGCTGGCGGCGGGGCTGCTCGCGGCCTTCCTGCTGCGCATGCTGCTGCGCTGGCTCGGCAAGCACGCCGACCGCACCCGCTGGAGCGGCGACGACCTCATCGTGGACACGCTGCGCACCGTGGTGCCGTGGGCGGCGTTCCTGGGCGGCGCGGCCTCCGCGGGCGCGGCGCTGCCGCTGACCCGGACGGTCCAGCACAACGTCAACAAGACCTTGACCGTGCTGCTCATCTTCGTCGTGACGCTGGCGGTGGCCCGCGGGGTCGCCGGACTGATGCGGACGGTCACCCAGTCCCGCCCCGGGGTCGCCGGCTCGGCCACGATCTTCGTCAACATCACCCGGATCCTGGTCCTGGCCATCGGCTTCCTGGTGATGCTCCAGACCCTGGGCATCTCCATAGCGCCCCTGCTCACCGCCCTGGGCGTCGGCGGTCTCGCGGTCGCACTCGCCCTGCAGGACACGCTCGCCAACCTCTTCGCGGGCATCCACATCCTCGCCTCCAAGACCGTCCAGCCCGGCGACTACATCCGGCTGAGCAGCGGCGAGGAGGGCTACGTCGAGGACATCAACTGGCGCCAGACGACCGTACGCGCGCTCTCCAACAACCTGATCGTCATCCCCAACGGGGAGCTCGCGAAGACGAACATGACCAACTTCATGCGTCCCGAGCAGGAGTTGACGATCCTGGTCCAGGTCGGCGTCGCCTACGACAGCGACCTGGACCACGTGGAGCGGGTGACGAACGAGGTCATCGGCGAGGTGATGACCGAGGTCGAGGGCGCCCTCCCGGACCACGAGCCGATCATCCGGTTCCACACCTTCGGCGACTCCCGGATCGGCTTCACGGTCATCCTGGGCGTCGGTGAGTTCAGCGACCAGTACCGGATCAAGCACGAGTTCATCAAGCGCCTGCACAAGCGCTACCGCCTGGAGGGCATCCGCATCCCGGCGCCCACGCGGACGGTGGCGATCCAGCAGGGCACGGTGGCGATACCGCAGCAGCGCCTCCCCGAAGAGGCGGACGAGATGGCCCCCGTCCGCCTCGACTGA